In Fluviispira sanaruensis, a genomic segment contains:
- a CDS encoding PhoPQ-activated protein PqaA family protein, translating to MNNKSFFTKIFALVFPISYAEESYTYTKCPENTDALDCSVFIQKQFPLDYKKISEEYLSPIKLLKLQLNSQRFPLHIETSQNKWSHTVSVYIPNNYDNKTNPFIYIDGGSSTKPDSSKINFSQVAIKTKSIIISINLVPNQPVSYPNKPNLVEDFLVAHTWKLYLENPEENKILPLQLPMAMSIIKTMDMLQKEPALSRYKMDSFILGGASKRGWAAWLTAIADTRIIAIVPIVIDIFNTENLINKFKTVYANNWPIALLPYYNEKLFQNIDKESYKKLMNILDPLAYKETSKKNRLDIPKLIISASGDDFFPPDNIFENYKELSGKSYFRYIPNSSHFVSYKVLEYSIISFLNRLNSQKSSKIFSFEFQENRTNKNQEIILKLNSSIKTISLWQAYNKYERDFRYACGIKYNKITYKIPKNRKLKITLEEPKIGWRASFLEVTDSDGFIQTTPNIVLPRNKFPESIDTNKIENCRVLPLP from the coding sequence TTGAATAATAAATCTTTTTTTACAAAAATATTCGCCCTTGTTTTTCCAATATCTTATGCAGAAGAAAGCTACACTTATACTAAATGCCCAGAGAATACAGATGCACTCGACTGCTCTGTTTTTATTCAAAAACAATTTCCTTTAGATTACAAAAAAATATCTGAAGAATATCTCTCTCCTATAAAATTACTAAAGCTTCAATTGAATTCGCAACGCTTCCCACTGCATATTGAAACGAGCCAAAATAAATGGAGTCATACAGTTTCAGTTTATATACCAAATAATTATGATAATAAAACGAATCCATTTATTTATATCGATGGTGGAAGTTCAACGAAACCAGATAGCTCTAAAATTAATTTCAGCCAAGTTGCAATAAAAACCAAATCAATCATTATTTCTATTAATCTTGTGCCGAATCAACCCGTTTCTTACCCCAATAAGCCAAACCTCGTTGAAGATTTTTTGGTCGCACATACTTGGAAACTTTATTTAGAAAATCCTGAAGAAAATAAAATTCTTCCACTGCAATTGCCGATGGCAATGTCCATTATAAAAACAATGGATATGCTGCAAAAAGAACCTGCTTTATCAAGATATAAAATGGATTCTTTTATATTAGGGGGAGCCTCAAAAAGAGGTTGGGCAGCATGGCTTACAGCAATCGCTGATACGAGAATAATTGCAATTGTCCCTATTGTTATTGATATTTTTAATACTGAAAATCTTATTAATAAATTCAAAACAGTATACGCAAATAATTGGCCTATTGCTTTGTTACCATATTATAATGAAAAATTATTCCAAAATATTGATAAAGAAAGTTATAAAAAACTCATGAATATCTTAGATCCATTAGCATATAAAGAAACTTCTAAGAAAAATCGCTTAGATATTCCTAAACTCATAATAAGCGCCAGTGGTGATGATTTTTTTCCACCCGATAATATTTTTGAAAATTATAAAGAACTGTCTGGAAAATCTTATTTTCGCTACATTCCAAACTCGAGTCATTTTGTGTCTTATAAAGTATTAGAGTATTCTATTATCTCTTTTTTAAATCGATTAAATTCCCAAAAAAGTTCTAAAATATTTTCTTTTGAATTTCAGGAAAATAGAACAAATAAAAACCAAGAAATAATTCTTAAACTCAATTCAAGTATTAAAACTATCTCACTCTGGCAAGCATATAATAAATATGAAAGAGACTTTCGATATGCATGTGGCATAAAATACAATAAAATAACATATAAAATTCCAAAAAATCGTAAATTAAAAATAACACTTGAAGAACCTAAAATAGGCTGGAGAGCATCCTTTCTTGAAGTAACAGATAGTGACGGATTTATACAAACCACCCCCAATATTGTCTTACCAAGAAATAAATTTCCTGAATCAATAGATACAAATAAGATAGAAAACTGCAGGGTATTACCACTGCCATAA
- a CDS encoding dienelactone hydrolase family protein → MTDQNEIGKDGQIDRREFVVKTALTTGFALAVMPIAHSAISTNLSGIEASDVLVPVGKDKIPAYQVIPTGNGPFPVLVVCHEIFGLHEHIRDVCRRFAKEGFFVIAPNLYYRQGDVTKLNDIQEIMAKVVSKVTTAQVNADLDATLNFITASKKANLTQKNIVGFCWGGKTVWLYARHNPEIKTGIAFYGPLSSKSAVQPQSAIDIAPELKVPVLGLYGGKDKYITWDHVAQMQKELDKGKSGSKIIVYPEADHGFFADYRESYNKKAATEALEQLILWVRKHKGR, encoded by the coding sequence ATGACAGATCAAAATGAAATCGGTAAAGATGGGCAAATTGATAGACGTGAGTTCGTTGTTAAAACTGCTTTGACAACTGGTTTTGCCTTAGCCGTTATGCCTATTGCTCATTCCGCAATTTCTACAAATTTAAGTGGGATTGAGGCAAGTGATGTGCTTGTGCCCGTTGGAAAAGATAAAATACCAGCTTATCAAGTGATACCCACTGGCAATGGTCCATTTCCAGTTCTTGTTGTCTGCCATGAGATCTTTGGTTTACATGAACATATCCGCGATGTGTGTCGCAGATTTGCAAAAGAAGGCTTTTTTGTCATTGCCCCAAATCTCTATTACAGACAAGGCGATGTTACGAAGTTAAATGATATACAAGAAATTATGGCTAAGGTCGTATCCAAAGTAACAACAGCTCAAGTCAATGCTGATCTAGATGCCACTTTAAATTTTATAACAGCGTCTAAAAAAGCAAATTTAACTCAGAAAAATATTGTTGGTTTTTGCTGGGGTGGAAAAACTGTTTGGTTATATGCAAGGCACAATCCGGAAATTAAAACTGGTATAGCTTTTTACGGTCCACTATCAAGCAAATCGGCTGTACAACCGCAATCTGCCATCGATATAGCACCTGAATTAAAAGTCCCTGTGCTTGGTCTTTATGGTGGAAAAGATAAATATATCACTTGGGATCATGTTGCCCAGATGCAAAAAGAATTAGATAAAGGCAAAAGTGGATCAAAAATAATTGTTTATCCCGAAGCGGATCATGGCTTTTTTGCAGACTATCGGGAAAGTTATAATAAAAAAGCAGCCACCGAAGCCCTTGAGCAGCTCATTCTTTGGGTCAGGAAACACAAAGGGCGTTAA
- the crtI gene encoding phytoene desaturase family protein → MRTFDIAVVGAGFGGLSAALTLQSMGMSVVLIEALDKVGGRAYVDVQQGYRFDRGPSIITAPFLIDDIFQMSGAKREDYCQFVSVDPYYNVVFNDGSNIAHFNSKQKLLEEIVRVSPNDVEGVIAFFAHAEKVFQKGFIELGDKDFSNPMSMLGVAPHLLRLDAIRPVYSLVSRYVKSEKVRQFLSFHPLLIGGNPFRAAGVYSLINRLERAYGVFHPMGGMHALAKAFQTRFMELGGEVFLSSPVEAIHKNFNNQFEIQMPFQKIQANKIVVNADMNRFVQTILKGNVQPKRLARKLTKADYSMSAFLMYFGTNKQWTHLPQHTIALGPRYKELLEDIFTKKIVFDDFSLYLHIPTRTDSSLAPEGGEVIYALVPVANLASGTDWESYKTSFADKVTNMLEDKFLPGLKSSIVVKSIFTPDDFNQTLQSHLGNAFGLEPWILQSAGFRPSNKSKEVEGLYFVGANTQPGAGLPGVLLSSRITCRLLAQDEGIKSMPALLSNIKNAFSYVNPN, encoded by the coding sequence ATGAGAACATTTGACATAGCAGTTGTTGGTGCAGGTTTTGGCGGATTATCTGCTGCATTAACTTTACAAAGCATGGGGATGTCTGTTGTTTTAATTGAAGCGCTAGACAAAGTGGGTGGGCGAGCGTATGTTGATGTGCAACAAGGCTATCGCTTCGATCGAGGACCCTCTATTATCACGGCTCCTTTTTTAATCGACGATATTTTTCAAATGTCAGGAGCAAAGAGAGAAGATTATTGTCAATTTGTTTCCGTCGATCCCTATTACAATGTTGTTTTTAATGATGGTTCCAATATTGCCCATTTTAATTCAAAACAAAAATTATTAGAAGAAATTGTCCGAGTCAGTCCAAACGATGTCGAAGGTGTGATTGCTTTTTTTGCCCATGCAGAAAAAGTTTTTCAAAAGGGATTTATTGAACTCGGAGATAAAGATTTTTCAAATCCTATGAGTATGCTTGGTGTTGCCCCACATTTATTGCGCCTGGATGCCATTCGTCCTGTTTATTCGTTGGTCTCTCGTTACGTTAAAAGTGAAAAAGTCAGACAGTTTTTAAGTTTTCATCCTCTTTTAATTGGTGGAAATCCCTTTCGTGCAGCAGGAGTTTATTCCTTGATAAATCGTTTAGAAAGAGCCTATGGAGTGTTTCATCCTATGGGGGGAATGCATGCGCTAGCAAAAGCATTTCAGACACGCTTTATGGAACTCGGTGGAGAGGTTTTTTTATCCTCTCCCGTAGAAGCAATTCATAAAAATTTTAACAATCAATTTGAAATTCAGATGCCTTTTCAAAAAATTCAAGCAAATAAAATTGTAGTGAATGCAGATATGAATCGTTTTGTCCAAACAATTTTAAAAGGAAATGTTCAACCGAAAAGGTTGGCGCGTAAATTAACAAAAGCAGATTATAGCATGTCCGCATTTCTAATGTATTTTGGTACGAATAAACAATGGACGCACTTACCTCAGCATACCATTGCTTTGGGGCCACGTTATAAGGAATTGCTTGAAGATATTTTCACTAAAAAAATAGTCTTCGATGATTTTAGTTTATATTTGCATATTCCAACGCGTACAGACTCTTCATTAGCCCCAGAAGGTGGTGAGGTTATTTATGCACTCGTTCCTGTAGCAAATTTAGCAAGTGGCACGGACTGGGAAAGTTATAAAACATCTTTTGCAGATAAAGTAACAAATATGCTTGAAGATAAGTTTTTACCTGGATTAAAATCTTCAATTGTTGTCAAAAGTATTTTTACACCAGACGATTTCAATCAGACATTACAAAGTCATTTAGGCAATGCTTTTGGTCTTGAACCGTGGATTTTGCAAAGTGCAGGCTTCAGACCATCAAATAAGTCAAAAGAAGTTGAAGGTCTTTATTTTGTGGGAGCAAATACTCAACCAGGGGCCGGCCTTCCAGGCGTACTATTGAGTTCCAGAATAACGTGTCGTTTACTTGCGCAAGATGAAGGAATTAAATCCATGCCGGCACTTTTATCGAATATCAAAAATGCATTTTCTTATGTAAACCCGAACTGA
- a CDS encoding phytoene/squalene synthase family protein, with protein MKILEIESSEIAKIEYPKPILLLKEMNNIHYEWLYFEITYENQHILCILSLLDPFSIEKNTQKNSPTIYLTWYDNKKLIAYSYTVFSCKDRINLENKIENWFCGITSNLEIILPCHSTQKVIHLTLKNPFPKVNIGNFSSDGIKKCSKKHYWQLLSKSLKVQGVIETIEVPKEKFTEFFSRHALFYDKYLDFKLKHESPRRLQFKDAAFYLDHNAGVEKLSEIKNQWYWWHSEQNGFWEVCYFFPKAKQMFYCQSSAGEQAADILSVEPSEIVKCYKYSNFFLQYPAKMFSRMFGSITVDFKIESAPFYLRARSLGNIKLTLELLKPKNICRKLTQILIGSRKINAKYFEADLNDFESYLDFFDICKNITKNNGKSFYLASHVLSSEQREASYFVYTLCRLIDDATDELVKIPTLDGALQGTSFSNKFLNILWGKDFLVDAYFLMQIRERISFCLFKNIDLKSTENFIFDARRKVNEFYLEKRHFEELIYGQKMDEMFCQPKNFSEFYLYCYRVAGVVGLLMAKMFKTQQSEEAEKAAEHLGIAMQITNILRDIKEDFENGRIYIPKSFCQYYNLNFDEKIFSSDIQDRNIEFIDDLARRAIQYYQNANQGIKTIPSLRARFCVRLMLAIYGSILGKILLNKSIVFKQRAIVSKFERILIFFKVFLGFSPLKVAKLNRNFTIDENLIL; from the coding sequence ATGAAAATATTAGAAATTGAAAGTTCTGAAATTGCAAAAATAGAATATCCTAAGCCAATTTTGCTTTTGAAGGAAATGAATAATATTCATTATGAGTGGCTGTACTTTGAAATAACATATGAAAACCAACATATATTGTGTATTCTTTCATTATTGGATCCCTTTTCTATCGAAAAAAATACACAAAAAAATTCTCCTACGATTTATCTGACTTGGTACGATAACAAGAAGCTCATTGCTTATTCTTATACTGTTTTTTCATGCAAAGATCGCATAAATTTAGAAAATAAAATTGAAAATTGGTTCTGTGGTATAACTTCCAATCTTGAAATTATTCTTCCTTGCCATTCAACCCAGAAAGTAATTCATTTAACTCTTAAAAATCCATTTCCAAAGGTAAATATTGGAAATTTTTCAAGCGATGGAATTAAAAAATGCTCTAAAAAACATTATTGGCAACTATTATCAAAATCTTTAAAGGTTCAAGGAGTCATAGAAACTATCGAAGTGCCTAAGGAAAAATTTACAGAGTTTTTTTCACGCCACGCATTATTTTATGACAAATATTTGGATTTTAAGCTTAAACATGAATCACCACGTCGTCTGCAATTTAAAGATGCTGCATTTTATTTGGATCACAATGCAGGTGTTGAAAAGCTATCTGAAATTAAAAATCAATGGTATTGGTGGCACTCAGAGCAGAATGGTTTTTGGGAAGTCTGCTACTTCTTTCCAAAAGCAAAGCAAATGTTTTATTGTCAGAGCAGTGCCGGTGAACAAGCGGCAGATATACTATCAGTCGAACCATCTGAAATAGTAAAATGCTATAAATACTCCAATTTCTTTTTGCAATATCCAGCAAAGATGTTTTCCAGAATGTTTGGTTCCATTACTGTCGATTTTAAAATCGAGTCAGCCCCATTTTATTTGCGAGCGAGAAGTCTAGGAAATATAAAACTTACCCTCGAGTTATTGAAACCAAAAAATATTTGCAGAAAACTTACACAAATTTTAATTGGCTCGCGCAAAATAAATGCAAAATATTTTGAGGCGGATTTAAATGATTTTGAATCCTATCTTGACTTTTTTGATATCTGTAAGAATATCACAAAAAATAATGGCAAATCATTTTATTTAGCATCGCATGTGCTTTCGAGTGAACAGAGAGAAGCTTCTTATTTTGTTTATACACTATGCAGACTTATTGATGATGCAACCGATGAACTGGTTAAAATTCCAACTCTCGATGGTGCCTTGCAGGGAACAAGTTTTTCCAATAAATTTTTAAATATTTTATGGGGAAAAGATTTTTTAGTCGATGCTTATTTTTTAATGCAAATCAGAGAGCGCATTTCTTTTTGTTTATTTAAAAATATAGATTTAAAATCAACCGAAAACTTTATTTTCGATGCTCGGCGGAAAGTCAATGAGTTCTATTTAGAAAAGCGACATTTTGAAGAATTGATTTACGGACAAAAAATGGATGAAATGTTTTGTCAGCCAAAAAATTTCAGTGAATTCTATTTGTATTGCTATCGAGTGGCAGGTGTTGTCGGTTTGCTCATGGCAAAAATGTTCAAAACACAGCAGAGTGAAGAAGCAGAAAAAGCAGCTGAACATTTAGGTATTGCTATGCAAATAACTAATATTTTAAGAGATATTAAAGAAGATTTTGAGAATGGTCGGATTTATATTCCCAAATCTTTCTGTCAATATTATAATTTAAATTTCGATGAAAAGATCTTTTCGAGTGATATTCAAGATAGAAATATTGAATTTATCGACGATCTTGCAAGAAGAGCAATTCAATATTATCAAAACGCCAATCAAGGAATAAAAACTATACCATCTTTGCGCGCGCGATTTTGTGTTAGACTTATGTTAGCAATTTATGGGTCAATTTTAGGAAAAATACTATTAAATAAATCGATTGTTTTCAAGCAAAGGGCAATTGTCTCAAAGTTTGAAAGAATTTTAATTTTTTTCAAAGTCTTTCTGGGATTTTCTCCTTTAAAGGTTGCAAAATTAAATAGAAATTTTACCATAGATGAAAATCTTATTTTGTAG
- a CDS encoding polyprenyl synthetase family protein, with product MSHNKNQRQNVLKDFNYFNIRLNEYLNNLEKKMSDHFFYNIYIKDCIKESLLDLTRDSLNAKAKRIRPLLCSWIFRNHILVHDFSLEYAELEKKEKLSLNKCLNVLFCIEILHCASLIIDDIEDGSLERRGQQTLYLQYGIPNTLNTGTWMYFLAIKTLPKSLHTIAVNTLYDCHIGQALDLSNNNPKFIESLFFGSSEHRWEYYKKCAELKTARLLQFSIDCLEQMLKIDKKTTIALKKLFMFYGLSFQMFDDIKNILPDISGHKSYEDLNSGLRSSISLTFLDLLSQQEKREAYNEFLNSKYSEFILSHNLYKYCLRECYNSAQNYLDQSSLLLDEISCNADSREYIHFILENPIENIRRSIANLLSEPQLNFNELQSSIL from the coding sequence TTGTCGCACAATAAAAATCAAAGGCAAAATGTCTTAAAAGATTTTAATTATTTTAATATAAGACTGAATGAATATTTAAATAATCTTGAGAAAAAAATGTCAGATCATTTCTTTTATAATATTTATATTAAAGATTGCATAAAAGAAAGTCTATTGGATCTTACTAGAGATTCTCTCAATGCAAAAGCAAAAAGAATTCGCCCTTTATTGTGTTCATGGATTTTTAGAAATCATATTTTGGTGCATGATTTTTCATTGGAATACGCTGAATTAGAAAAGAAAGAAAAATTATCTTTAAATAAATGTTTAAACGTTTTGTTCTGTATCGAAATTCTCCATTGTGCGAGCTTAATTATAGATGATATTGAAGATGGAAGTCTTGAAAGGAGAGGGCAACAAACACTTTACTTGCAATATGGCATACCAAATACTCTGAATACAGGTACTTGGATGTATTTTTTAGCAATCAAAACCTTGCCAAAATCTCTCCATACCATCGCTGTCAATACACTCTATGACTGTCATATTGGCCAAGCGCTTGATTTAAGCAATAATAACCCTAAATTTATAGAATCTCTTTTCTTTGGGAGTTCAGAACACAGATGGGAATATTATAAAAAATGTGCTGAATTAAAAACGGCTAGACTTCTCCAATTTTCCATAGACTGTTTAGAACAAATGCTAAAAATTGATAAGAAAACGACTATTGCACTTAAAAAATTATTTATGTTTTATGGCCTATCATTTCAAATGTTTGATGATATAAAAAATATTTTACCAGACATCAGTGGGCACAAATCTTATGAAGATTTAAATTCTGGTCTGCGTAGCTCAATTTCGTTAACATTTCTTGATTTATTATCACAACAAGAAAAGCGAGAAGCGTATAATGAATTTTTAAATTCAAAATATTCTGAATTTATCCTATCACATAATTTATATAAATATTGTCTTAGAGAGTGTTATAATAGTGCGCAGAATTATTTGGATCAGTCTTCCCTCCTACTTGACGAAATTTCTTGTAATGCTGATTCACGAGAATATATTCATTTTATTTTAGAGAATCCTATTGAAAATATCAGACGTAGTATTGCCAATTTATTGTCCGAACCACAATTGAATTTTAATGAATTGCAGAGTTCTATTTTATGA
- a CDS encoding phytoene desaturase family protein: MKIAIIGAGVGGLTTAAHLGKMGLAVDVYDLGEFAGGKMYKYTNEEGLNWDTGPTLISLPNQIHKTFTDLDFKAPELLPLTEGCRLLFADGTDWQLPHGKDKLISYFKEKDYKLSEELSVSLEIAKDIFDFAEKFIFNDEPPSALTIGLKSMASGVVFQHPKTMLKNYSKVIDALFSNQNMREFFYHFASYIGVQPSAAAGAILSIAHVELGSEIVFPCGGVHNIAQSLYEAGLKYKVKFHFQSKVTSAIPIGSEFKNKGWELEFEHKEKKEKKVYDLLIANGDPYVASQTWINSDYLRSHFLNQLKNKSLKPSESQFVILYDWQDDANISHHLKIFPKSWSESFYKVGVELKIPNDPCVYLVWPHATDKSISKRVLFISAMAPNINSGHLWDNTFAKNYAEKVLHICRERLNLPFQGQIFKIVTPQELSERTQSLKGGLYSATNENFQPLFFHFSGESKVENIFFVGGGVHPGAGVTMVMKSAERIIKSIKKKYRLS, encoded by the coding sequence ATGAAGATAGCTATTATTGGTGCTGGAGTAGGTGGTCTGACAACTGCAGCTCATTTAGGAAAAATGGGTTTAGCAGTTGATGTCTATGATCTTGGTGAATTTGCGGGTGGTAAAATGTACAAATACACCAATGAAGAGGGACTCAATTGGGACACTGGCCCGACACTTATTTCGTTACCAAATCAAATTCATAAAACATTTACAGATCTAGATTTTAAAGCTCCAGAACTTTTACCCTTGACAGAAGGATGCAGACTTTTATTTGCAGATGGCACAGATTGGCAACTGCCCCATGGAAAAGATAAACTAATTTCTTATTTTAAAGAGAAAGATTATAAACTATCTGAGGAATTATCAGTTTCTTTAGAAATTGCCAAAGATATTTTTGATTTTGCGGAAAAATTTATTTTTAATGACGAACCACCTTCAGCATTGACTATTGGTTTAAAGTCAATGGCTTCTGGAGTTGTTTTTCAGCATCCTAAAACAATGTTAAAAAATTACTCAAAGGTTATTGACGCGCTTTTTAGCAATCAAAATATGCGCGAGTTTTTCTATCATTTTGCCAGTTATATTGGAGTGCAACCCTCAGCAGCAGCAGGAGCTATATTAAGCATTGCGCATGTTGAGCTCGGCTCTGAAATTGTCTTTCCGTGTGGGGGAGTTCATAATATCGCTCAGTCTTTATATGAAGCTGGCTTAAAATATAAAGTGAAATTTCATTTCCAATCTAAAGTAACAAGCGCTATTCCAATAGGCAGTGAATTTAAAAATAAAGGTTGGGAACTTGAATTTGAGCATAAGGAAAAAAAAGAAAAAAAAGTATATGATCTTTTAATAGCAAATGGAGATCCTTATGTTGCAAGTCAAACATGGATAAACAGTGATTATCTACGCAGTCATTTTCTCAACCAATTAAAAAATAAATCATTGAAACCTTCTGAAAGTCAATTTGTCATTTTATATGATTGGCAAGATGATGCAAATATATCACATCACTTGAAAATTTTTCCTAAAAGCTGGAGTGAAAGTTTTTATAAAGTGGGTGTTGAATTAAAAATTCCAAACGATCCCTGTGTCTATTTAGTTTGGCCACATGCTACTGATAAAAGTATTTCAAAAAGAGTGTTATTTATTTCAGCAATGGCACCAAATATAAATTCTGGCCATCTATGGGACAATACATTTGCAAAAAATTACGCAGAGAAAGTTTTGCACATTTGTCGAGAGAGACTGAATTTACCTTTCCAAGGACAAATTTTTAAAATAGTAACACCACAGGAATTAAGCGAACGCACCCAGAGTCTGAAGGGTGGATTGTACAGCGCTACCAATGAAAATTTTCAACCGCTTTTTTTCCATTTTTCTGGAGAATCAAAAGTTGAAAATATTTTTTTTGTGGGTGGTGGCGTTCATCCGGGCGCAGGTGTTACAATGGTCATGAAATCTGCAGAAAGAATTATAAAGAGTATTAAAAAGAAATACAGATTAAGTTAG
- a CDS encoding sensor histidine kinase, protein MNLELKFTRIKANLRPLISVFYPSTVKQRIFLGIILGSFVSISLDQFFPVIFILPGFFIYCYYILYILVDKPTHSLLQLTRHGGFDAGIDKLRIVGNDEFSRIARAVQDMAKRMRFSILEAREQNTRLDEIFGAIGEGVVILNSEGKVIKINNTVRRWIGWYSEVVDRNVLEVLRNVEISEIIQNMIRDMKEKTHIPAQIIESIHLDGPEIRRVRAKIVAIQSEQQNPVFMIFLFDLTDIHKGEEIRREFFANVSHELKTPIAAIRGYAEIIQDMPDLQANERAQNFLSVIVRNSENLTKLIDEMLILTGLESGALTLVIKPYNVHAGFNRVIENILPKAKQAGVELLADVDPEIQEILVDAQRFDSVLVNLVDNAVKYNRPGGIVKISLRQNETHHIIFVEDSGIGIPDNARIRAFERFYRVDKSHNRLGGGSGLGLAIVKHVVQAHGGSISLRSELGSGSVFTIMLPKTPSKKKIDLLTPL, encoded by the coding sequence GTGAATTTAGAATTAAAATTCACGAGAATAAAAGCAAATCTGCGCCCTCTTATATCAGTGTTTTACCCAAGCACTGTAAAACAACGAATCTTTCTAGGTATTATTTTAGGATCATTTGTATCAATTTCTCTAGATCAATTCTTTCCAGTTATTTTTATTTTACCTGGGTTTTTTATTTATTGTTATTATATTTTGTATATTTTGGTCGACAAACCCACCCACTCATTATTGCAATTAACAAGGCATGGTGGATTCGATGCTGGTATCGATAAGCTTCGCATTGTTGGTAATGATGAATTCTCAAGGATTGCCCGCGCAGTGCAGGATATGGCAAAACGCATGCGCTTTAGTATTCTCGAGGCACGCGAACAAAATACCCGTTTGGATGAAATCTTTGGTGCGATCGGTGAAGGGGTTGTGATTCTCAATTCAGAAGGCAAAGTCATAAAAATCAATAACACGGTGAGAAGATGGATTGGTTGGTACAGCGAAGTCGTTGACCGAAATGTTCTTGAAGTTCTTAGAAATGTTGAAATTTCTGAAATCATTCAAAATATGATCCGAGATATGAAAGAAAAGACGCATATTCCTGCACAAATCATCGAATCAATTCACTTAGATGGACCAGAAATCCGGCGGGTGCGCGCAAAAATTGTGGCCATTCAATCGGAACAGCAAAATCCTGTTTTTATGATATTTTTATTTGATTTAACAGATATTCATAAAGGTGAAGAGATCCGTAGAGAATTTTTTGCCAACGTAAGTCATGAATTGAAAACTCCTATCGCAGCTATCCGAGGTTATGCCGAAATCATTCAAGACATGCCCGATCTCCAAGCGAATGAACGTGCACAGAACTTTCTCTCAGTTATTGTGCGCAATTCTGAAAATCTCACAAAATTAATTGATGAAATGTTGATATTAACGGGGCTTGAATCGGGAGCACTTACGCTCGTTATTAAACCTTACAATGTGCATGCGGGATTTAACCGTGTGATTGAAAATATTTTACCAAAAGCAAAACAAGCTGGAGTTGAATTGCTTGCCGATGTCGATCCAGAAATCCAAGAAATATTGGTCGATGCCCAACGGTTTGATTCAGTCTTGGTGAATTTAGTCGACAATGCGGTCAAGTACAATCGACCAGGTGGCATTGTCAAAATCAGTTTGCGGCAAAATGAAACTCACCACATTATATTTGTAGAAGATTCAGGTATTGGTATCCCTGATAATGCCCGTATTCGCGCATTCGAACGTTTTTATCGCGTTGATAAGTCCCACAATCGTCTCGGCGGCGGTTCTGGACTGGGATTGGCAATTGTCAAACATGTGGTGCAAGCTCATGGTGGAAGTATTTCCCTCCGCAGTGAATTGGGCTCTGGCAGTGTCTTTACAATTATGTTACCTAAAACTCCAAGTAAAAAGAAAATAGATCTTTTAACTCCCCTCTAA
- the dtd gene encoding D-aminoacyl-tRNA deacylase, translated as MHEELLVRCVVQRATHAEVVIEGKSQGHLDNGLVVLFGVGAEQSLPEIPESDLPVLLKSFYPNLEKLAEKLISLRIFKDSNDKMNLSVRDINGGLYVISQFTLFANCRNGNRPSFTLSAKSNIAKAIYDLFLETLKKKAEELKVLSGIFAADMKVSFCNDGPVTLIIDAGVKGLL; from the coding sequence ATGCATGAAGAGCTTCTTGTTAGGTGTGTTGTGCAAAGAGCCACTCATGCTGAAGTTGTCATTGAAGGAAAATCCCAAGGGCACTTAGACAATGGTTTGGTAGTTCTCTTTGGAGTGGGGGCGGAACAATCTCTTCCTGAAATTCCAGAATCTGACTTACCTGTTCTGTTAAAAAGTTTTTATCCCAATCTAGAAAAACTGGCAGAAAAACTTATTTCACTGCGAATTTTTAAAGACTCCAATGATAAAATGAATTTATCGGTTCGAGATATAAATGGCGGTTTGTATGTGATCAGTCAATTCACTCTTTTTGCAAATTGTAGAAATGGGAATAGACCGAGTTTTACTCTTTCAGCCAAGTCAAATATAGCAAAAGCTATTTATGATCTTTTCTTAGAGACACTTAAGAAAAAAGCAGAAGAACTTAAGGTTTTAAGTGGTATATTTGCTGCTGATATGAAAGTTTCATTTTGCAATGATGGACCAGTAACTTTAATAATTGATGCAGGTGTGAAGGGGCTTTTGTGA